The stretch of DNA ATCTTTTCGATCGGCTAAAAGGATCCAAGGTTTTCTCAAAACTCGATCTAAGATCATgttaccatcagctgaaggtcaAAGCAGAGGATATCCCTAAAATCGCTTTtagaacaagatatggacactacGAATTCatggtaatgccttttggtctaacaAACGCTCATgtagcattcatggaccttatgaaccGTGTATTCAAACCATACCTTGATAAGTTTGTGGtagttttcatagatgatatcctgGTGTACTCACCAAGTGAGGAAGTACATCGAGAacatctgcgtctcactttgTAGACACTGCGAGAAAAGAAACTCTAtaccaaattcaagaagtgtgaattttggctaaaaagtatggcattcttaggccattcTTAGGCCATATAATATCTGAATTAGGGGTGTcagtggaccctaagaaagtagagaaAATCAAGGACTGCCCTCGACCAAAGACTGTAACAGAAATAAGAAGTTTTTTGGGTTTAGCTGGCTACTAGAGAAAAtttttgtggaaggattttcttcgataccTATCcctctcaccaaactcacacaaaagaattcaaaatttatttggaatgaaGCATGCGAGAAGAGTATCGAAACCTTGAAGACAAAACTCGTAACTACACCAGTACTAGTCCTTCCTGAGGATGGCAAGAACTTCACAATATATAGTGACGCTTCAAAAGGAGGATTAAGGTATGTGCTTATGCAGGAAGGTTAGgtaattgcctatgcatcaaggCAATTAAAACTTTATGAGCAAAATTAcccaactcatgatcttgagttagcggCAATCGTATTTGCGGTAacgatatggagacattacctttatggagtaaaatgcgaagtATTTATTGATCACTAGATCCTCAAATACATattcacccaaaaggaactaaacatgaggcaaagaaggtggattgaacttctgaaggattatgatttatcaatcaattaccatccgggtaaggcaaatagagtggcagatgctttgagccgaaaGAACCTTGGGAAAGTAAGTTTATCTTCTCTATCAGCGCAAACATGCCTTCGGGGATCGATCAAATTAAAACAAAGCCAAGATACCTCTATAACAAAAAATAAGGAACAAATTCAGGAAGGAAAAGCCGAAGAATTCCAGACTGATGAAAACGACGTTCTCGGGATGAAAGGATAGTTGTGTGTGCCAGACGTCAATGGGATTTGGGAAGAAATAACGGTCGAGGCACATAAAacgaaattttcagtccatccggGAAGCAAcaagatgtaccgagatctgaaaaataattactggtggaatggaatgaGACGTAGCTACCTTTATTTCCAAGTGCTTAACTTTTCAACAAGTCAAGGAAGAACATCAATGACCTCGAGGACTTCTGAAACCATAAGAGAtacccgagtggaagtgggaacacatttccatggatttcgtagtagggCTACCGAAATCAAGGCAAGGTCACGATGGGATTTGGGTaatcattgacagattgaccaaatctacACATTTCTTACCAGTTCGAATGAATTACAACCTGGATAAATTGGCCACTTCGTACATGTATAATATAGTAAGATTACACGGAGTCCCGGCGAGTAtattatctgacagagatccaagattcgtatcatgattttggaaaagtttcgaAAGGCTATGGGGACCAAAGCcactctcagcacggcctatcatccacagactgacggtcaaattgaaagaacaattcaaaccctaGAAGACATGTTGCGGGCATGTGCCCTGGATTTTCATGGGAACTGGAGCGAGCAATTACCTCTGGTAGAATTTGCctataataacagctatcacagcagtattgaaatggctccgtatgaagcactgtatgggcGAAACTGTAGATCACCTCTGTactgggatgaagtcggagaaAAAGCTATCACTGGACCTGAAATTGTTCAATTAACCGTTGAAAAAGTCGCCATAATCAGAGAAAGATTcaagacagctcaagatagacaaaagagttgggcagatTTAAAAAGAATACCGTTAGAATTTGAGATTGGTGAAAAGGCGTATGTTAAAGTCTATcctatgaaaggagtggttAGGTTCAGCATGTCCGGAAAACTAAATCCAAGATATGTAGGACTATTCGAGATACTGGAGAAAGTGGGAACCCTAGCTTACCGATTGGCTTTGCCACCAGATATGTCCAGAATTCACAACATTGTTCACATATCACAACTAAGGAAATATATCCCAGACCCAAGTCGCATCCTTAAAGTTGCACCGCTGATGATCTAAGGGCACTTGAACGAAGATCTGATGTatgaagaagtccctattcgaatagtggacaccaAAGATCAAATGCTGAGATGTCGAACAATCCCATATATCAaagtacagtggtcaaatcatactgaGCAGggaagcaacttgggaactaGAAGAAATGATGTGCACCCAATTTTCTCGTCTCTTTAAAAGCTCGAGTTGaaccaagtttcgaggacgacaCTTCTAATAAGGAGGATGAGATGTAGGGATCTGGAATTTCGAAGAAAAACTTGTAagtaaaaaaaaactcaaaatgaAGTTTAAAACTTTAAGCTTAGTTATAAAACTCAACTATAAACTTAAACTTTCCAGCTAACATTGCTCGAGAAAGTAACCTTAAATATCGAGACTAGCTAAGAAGGGGATCTATACTATAAGAAAACGCAACAATGGAAGAGTCATCATCCGAGGAGTAAAACATAACTCATGAACTCAAGttctcagctcaaggaagctcatctctccttgtcctaaaagaaccaAAAATGGAGCTAGGAGAAGAGCTAAAGGATTAGACATATTTATGACCATTGAGTTAATCAAGAAGAAGGAGCTAAAAGTTTAGACAAACTTATTGTACAAGAAATGACAAATGAAATAACCAAGGaaggagctaaaggtttggacaaatttATGGTGCAAGAGTTGACCATTGATGTAACgttccgaaaatttgaaggttcacgtaaaccacatgcatgcaagttattaaatttttttggtattttattaaattgttttaaagcattaaatgtttgtttatttcattaaatggtgtttaattatttttattcattttatgaataaattatgcatgataggatttatttcataaacttttaaaagttcatgcactatgatttttaagttgcatttcgcgctcgaacgaagaacggagaccggagaattttcaagaaaattatttttattacaatattaattttttattaattaatataagatgttttaaaggtatttttcaagaattgggatttattgggtatttttacccgcaagattttaatttttaacagtACGCGAATTTTATCAAATTGAGGGACTTTTTGagagttcggctaatattttcaaaatctttccaacaagaaatatttttcgggagagTGTTTGGCATTTAATGGGTCTTATTTTAATTGAGGTCCGTTAGTGCACATTTTAATTAACCTAAACTATATTTAAAactaaacttaaacataatcacTATTAAGTGGCCACCCACCCATTTATTTATACAGCCCCTCCACGTGAAGGAATCATCTTATTTCTCCTCTCACAGCCGACACCTCTTTATTTCAGTTTATTCCCACTCTTATGATCTCAATTCAGCAGCTTCCCTTCAGCAAACCATCGGCCATAGCATTTTGATTTCAAGAAAATTCTTCGGTGCTCTTCCGTTGCGCGGTTCTTCAAAGTTTCGTTCATATACATCAAAGGACACGCCACgtacttttatttctgcatcataTACGCTATATATATGCTGTTAAATGTTTCTCTGTGTGTGAAAATCTCGATCTAACTCCATGCTTGAAGATTTAACGGGTTTGCTGCATTTTTCCATTTTCTGAACTATAACTCACGCTTTGTTTTCtgtggtgcaaggggctgctgtttTTAGTTGTTTAAGGGCTGTACTTGGTGTCAAGGTGATGTTTTGGGGTTTAGAATTGTTGCTGGTGGTTGCAAGATGATTAGCCGAGAGGAGTGCTTCAAGGGGATAGCTCGTTTCTTGGGATATTTAGCGTGCAGAAGTAACTAGCAAACTTAGACCAGatcctggtgggtctgagacaagGCTTGAAAGGGTTCAACACGTGCTGGAACCATCTTTAGACGCGGTGTGCAGAAGGTAGGAAATAGGCTTCGGGTTAGACGCTTTGGGAAGACTAGCGGTTGTGGTGAGTTGCTGCTTACATGGGAGGTTAGCCGTGAGTTCAtgaggtccagtagggtcctagaGTGGTCTTAGTGTGGTCGAGTCATGGCTGGTCGTAGGTGGTGCGGTCTAGGTTGGTGAATAGCTCGAGTAGGTGCATAAGCTTTACGTTGGGTGGCTCGCTGAatttttccagcagctgttCCAGGAGGGTTCAGGTGTTTAAGAGCTCGGTTTTAGGGTTGTTAGGACCTTTTaagtgtttttaagatatgCTAAAAAGTTGTGAgaaatttggttgagtttagagCCGATTCGGGTTTAAATCGGgatcccggtccaagttttaaaacaattcggttaagtcatgaaatgagctcgagtttatgtctaggaatgattataaataagttttgggatattttaaggagattgttaagtttcggatcaaaataaagagttttggatttatccgggatttagtcgtcgcacgaaacattaattaaatgattaataGAAAcgtctagatttaagcttaataaaattatgagaaattatatttaagctcaaataataattaaaagtataattttttaatttgggaattttatgctaagttttggtttaattcgggattaaaacgcattaatatgttatagttaaagattaatttaaaagtcatcgatttaagccaaataaaaatatgggaaaaattcatgtaggcttaaataattatttgggacatgttagagtcaatggaattaagaaaatgtcaaaaaggtgaaattttacgtctatgggcaaaatggtaatttttgggtttccaggggcaaaatggtcattttgcatctgGGGTTAGATGTTGGTCCtcgcagcgccctgagcacaaatttatgatattttaaatgttcatgcatcatgatcacgattttaagattttatgaagatATACGTCGTATGCTtagatttaagaaaaattgcatttattcaagatttttataagtgatgaaaatgataatgttttgaatgatggaaattagttgtggctatcgaagtatatgtaaatggttaagacgtatatgtaaatgctgatgatgaggcctaggcacagtggatgggtgatcatgtcactgatgtccgacagccgccgggtaccgcggttctatatatgatggatccatcgtaaatgatgaatgatgtacgatagtcacctctaatgaactgaattcaccaatgataaatgatgaacgataaaggatgaatgataaatgatgagcGATAAAGGATGAATTatgaatgataaatgataaacgatgaatgatgaatgatgattaacgatgagctgttttgatacgtcatgattttatacgacacgtttatgttcatgttttaaagttcatgaaaggtatgttggcatatgattttacacgacacatttacgtatatgatgacatgacatgatttaatacgatatgattttacacaacacgtttacgttatgcttttaagttcataaaagatatgttgagtatgatatttttcactgttgtgtgctatgtatatgtacttgttattcctggtacaggcgtgttgagtctttagactcactagacgtgtgtgatgcaggtgagctaaatgctgaggagactggaggtgcctgaactctgagtaggcagacttggtggggtgacacgacccgaggaccacatgttttccgcattacgatttatgagattgagaggagatgaatattttcatacattgatgattttaagaattttatacgtttatgtttacgtatgattttagaCGACTTGGGTTATTTTAAACGGCGCTATTTTTACtgacaaatatttaagatcattttttttaaatgttatatttttctattacgatttttactcatttacgtttacgtttgatgttggttattttaaactgtgatattttaattgtaaaataaagacgattattttaaatgatatttcgaaaatgcgagcttttattaaaaaaatgtccagtagaattttaaaaattgtgtgagacgttACAATTGAGTTAACCAAGGAAGGGAGTTAAAGGAGGAGCTAAGAGGCTTAGACAAATTTATGATGCAAGAAATGTCCCTTTAGAAAACCTAGATGACTCTTGGTGCTTGGATGGAATGTTGACTACAATTAATCCTTTTCTTGGCCATCAAGGGATTGTCCATGGGGGTGTTGAAAAGACTTTTTGGCACCTATAAATACACCCCACAATATGCTTAtggaaaaaaaaccaaaaagcCATAGAAAAATTTGGCTCCTTCCCTCCGCAAACCATCCAAAATTCGGCAAAGGCAAGGAAAGAAAAAGGAAGAATCTCCGTGCAGTTTGTGTGCTCAACAAATTACGTAGAAATGCTGCTAGATTCACGGCATAATTTGCTCAAGTAATACGTCGAAGTGCTGTCCAATTTTCGGGAGCAACTTCGTTCAAGAATAAAGCCAATTTTCAGACCACGTCTTCGAATTTCAGTAAGTGGGTTTTGATGCGAGGATCCGGAATTTTAGAGCAAAACATTTAAGTAATAAAACTCAAAATGAAGTTCAAAACTTTAAGCTTAGTTTAAAACTCCACTATAAACTTAAACGTTTCAGCTAACATTGCTCGAGAAAGTAACCTTAAAATCCGAGACTAGCTAAGAAAGGGATCTATACTATAAGAAAACAAAACAATGGAAGAGTCATCATccgaggagtaaaaccccagctcatgaACTCAAGATCTCAGCTCAAGGACTCAATCTTTTAGCTCAAtgaagctcaaccatgcttgtcctaaaagaaccaAAAATGTAACAAAAAGAGGAGATGGCTGATTTTTTTGGGGTGCTTTTGTGAGGGATTTTTGGAGTGCATTTTATGTGTGGTTTGAGGTGttatttaaaggaaaaattttgTCCTTTTCCCCTACCTCATGGCCGAAATCTTGAGCTCCAAGAAATGCCATCAATGTGGTCAAAGTTACATCCAAGCATCAAGAGTCACTTTGGTTTTCTAAAGGGACATTTCTTGCATCATAAATTTTTCTAAGCCTCTTAGCTCCTCCTTTAGCTCCCTTccttggttaactcaatggtcatcTCTTGCACCATAAGTTTTTCCAAACCTTTATCTCCTTTAGCTCCTTCCTTGGTTATctcaatggtcatttcttgTATAATAAGTTTGTCTTAACTTTTATCTCCTTTAGCTCCTTCttcttggttaactcaatggtcatAAATATATCTAATCATTTAGCTCTTCTCCTAGTTgcattttttattcttttaggacaaggagagatgagcttccttgagctgagatCTTGAGTTCATGAGCTGGAGTTTAACTCCTCGAATGATGACTCTTCCATTGTTGCTTTTTCTTATAGTATAGATCCCCTTCTTAGCTAGTCTCGAGCTTTAAGGTTACTTTCTCGAGCAATGTTAGCTGAAAAGTTTAAGTTTATAGTTGAGTTTTATAACTAAGCTTAAAGTTTTGAACTTCATTTTGAGTTTTATTACTTACATGTTTTGCTTCGAAATTCTGGATCCTCACAATTTtgttcaagcccactagttgaataattatttcaaattgggctctacaagacccaatgttatttaattaattcaacacttgaattaatttaattatttggactctactaggtctagtagtgtttaattaattcaacacttaaattaatttaatttagtccataataatgtttatgaaaatcacaattttcaaatacattatttatttgaaccatcttttaatttaggaacactttgataaattaaaaagttacattccccataatcctcttatagtagtcatacttctatttttctttacgcttataaactactttataagtcgttcaataCATGGAACTATtttccttctcaacgggatctagaaagttagcacttgtgtgaccctcaattgtTCAAttatacaactagccgtgggttcgcATCTCAATGcaattcgggactaaacatgtcattatatgagcatacctcagttgctccattcataattatcaactccttgataataagaacttTAGAACTCAAGTATTATATTATCCAACTAATCAAGTTAAACGCCTAGTAGCATCGCTTACATAATTCCCTAggaatcaaatgatagtgcctgcaagaaccaatccattatggttagcgtacagtacggtcccatcatctcatatatcccgaacgattcgacaactattattatatcgagagttgtcaaagaatcgatactatgtgtcatgtcgtagttgcatcgatggtataATCTAAGAAATCCCTTTCTTAaataccaccaacactctgatcgaagatttcaaactacatacacatgagatcccataggatatccatacccgaaggtaagcggttaATCCCCGTCTACAATgaatcgactcctatatgtttcgaaagaacacccaaccttgccacctgatgaccccatgagagtcagtaaataagtcaaagtgtaattctagcacatagagtctcaatgttgtcccgggtaataaggactaatggtgtacaaccataaactaggacttttccactcgataagtgagaaccacttggaaagtcctttatagagggttggtcagtgcactctaccaggagcacctatctgcatgctcggacatcacaatgttccctaccaatgaaacatggtactcacatcgcagatactagtctcgaactcgagctaCATTTATCCTTCTTAACGGAAGTTGAATCGAcaaggaactgtttagaatatacagtattccaaatatgagtttcatgatactcatcatattagcatctcatattctttatactatttttatattcaaggaATTTATCTATGctactagcatgggtatacagataaagatgtgtcaaaacaataatttcaaatataattaaaataaatattgtttatacatagaattTCAACATTAatcctcggccaacacttgtcTCGAAGGGCACCTACTCtgacaatctcccacttgcactagagccaactacccatatgcttcaaatccatcgattcgcgatgcttctcgaataatggtccaggtaaagacttagttagtggatcaacaacattatctgcggagccgactttgtcaatcgacacttctcctctttccacaatctctcggaggatgtggtactttctcaatacatgtttggatttctgagaccttggctcctttgcatGAGCAATGgatcccgtgttgtcacaaaacaccgggactggagcaactccattaggaatgacgtccaactcttggaagaaattccttaaccaaatagcctcctttgctgcagctgatgcaacaatgtattcagccTCAGTGATGGAATccacagtactgtcttgctCGGAACTCtttcaagagacagcagcacaaTTGAGCATGAAAAGAAACCCAGAGGTTTACTTTAAGTCATCGATATCACTTTGGAAACTAGAGTCGCTATAGCCTtctaatttca from Primulina tabacum isolate GXHZ01 chromosome 3, ASM2559414v2, whole genome shotgun sequence encodes:
- the LOC142538715 gene encoding uncharacterized protein LOC142538715: MAPYEALYGRNCRSPLYWDEVGEKAITGPEIVQLTVEKVAIIRERFKTAQDRQKSWADLKRIPLEFEIGEKAYVKVYPMKGVVRFSMSGKLNPRYVGLFEILEKVGTLAYRLALPPDMSRIHNIVHISQLRKYIPDPSRILKVAPLMI